The DNA region GTGCCGTCCGCCCGGTCCGAACGCGCCAGGCCGACCGACTGCAACGGGCCGCCGGAGGGCAGGGTAGTCACGCCGGTGTAGAACATGGCCGTGCCGTTCCCGTGCGGGATCGGGTGCATGGTCCACACCGCGTGCTCGTCGAAGCGGCCGGGCAGCCCCACTCCGAAGGCGCCGCCCTGCGGCCGCCAGTGCACGAGGTCGGGGGAGGTGGCCCTGCCGTAGGAGGTCTCCGCCTTGATGGCGTCGAACGGGTCCGTCCACGGCCCCTGCAGGTGGAGGACGGTGTAGCCATCGTCCCCGGGGAGGACCGCGAAGTCGTTGAGGCATAGGCCGGGAGGTGCGTAGCGCAAGGACAGCTCCTGTCGTGCCGGCGGAACAAACGTGTGCGTCAGGGCGTGCTCCGTCTCCCCGCCCCTGGCGAAGTCGCCTTAGTACAACGGAACGCAAACGCTTGCGCAAGTGCGTTGGGCGGCTTACGGTTCGGTGACCCGGTCCCGGTCGACAGCCGAGAGGAGCCGCAACGTGGCGGCCAGCATTATCGATGTGGCGCAGGCGGTTGGCGTCTCCCCCTCTACCGTCTCCCGCGCGCTGCGCGGACGGGACGGGGTATCCGACGAACTGCGCGTCAGGATCATTGCTGTGGCTGCGGACCTCGGCTACACGGCCTCGCGCAACGCATCGAGCCTGGCCAGCGGCCGTACGTGCAGCATCGGCGTCCTGGCGCCGTACGTCGGCCGGTGGTTCTTCGGCACCGTCGTGGACGCCGCCGAGCGGGTGTTCAGCGCCGCCGGGTATGACCTGCTGCTGTACAACCTCGGCTCAGTGGACAGCCGCAAGCGGTTCTTCGCCGAGCTGCCCGTCCGCAAGCGGGTGGACGCGATTCTCTCGCTGCTCATCCCGACCGAGGACGAGGCCGAGCGCCTTCGGTCCCTCGGTATCCCGCTGGCGATCACCGTCGGTGGCCCTCGACCGGGCTTCACCACCGTGGGCATCGACGACCGGGCCGGCGCCGAACTCGCCACCCGCCATCTCGTCAACCTCGGCCACCGCCGAATCGGTCGGATCGGCACCCAGCCCTCCGCTCCGCTGTACTGGACCACCCCCGACCTGCGCCGCCGCGGATACCTCGACGTGCTCGTCGACGCAGGCATCCCGCACGACCCGGACCTGGAGGCGGACGGGGAGTACACCGTCGAGGGCGGCGAACGCGCCATGACCCGGCTCCTCACCGCCGTTCGGCCGCCGACCGCCGTGTTCGCTGAATCCGACGAGATGGCCATGGGCGCGCTGCGCGCCCTGCGGGCGCACCGGCTGCGCGTCCCGGAGGACATCGCCATCGTCGGCTTTGACGACCACGAACTCGCCGACGTAGTCGGGCTGACTACCGTCGCCCAGCCCGTCGCTGAGCACGGCACCCAGGCCGCCAGCCTCCTGCTCCGCCTCCTGCGGGACGACACCGACGTCCCGGATCACGTCGAACTGCCCACCCACCTGATCGTCCGCAACTCCACGGCTCCCCACCGCGGTTCCCTTCACGGAGGCATCGAATGACCGACAGACGCCACATCCGTCTGGGCCTGCTACTCGCCCTACCA from Kitasatospora cathayae includes:
- a CDS encoding LacI family DNA-binding transcriptional regulator → MAASIIDVAQAVGVSPSTVSRALRGRDGVSDELRVRIIAVAADLGYTASRNASSLASGRTCSIGVLAPYVGRWFFGTVVDAAERVFSAAGYDLLLYNLGSVDSRKRFFAELPVRKRVDAILSLLIPTEDEAERLRSLGIPLAITVGGPRPGFTTVGIDDRAGAELATRHLVNLGHRRIGRIGTQPSAPLYWTTPDLRRRGYLDVLVDAGIPHDPDLEADGEYTVEGGERAMTRLLTAVRPPTAVFAESDEMAMGALRALRAHRLRVPEDIAIVGFDDHELADVVGLTTVAQPVAEHGTQAASLLLRLLRDDTDVPDHVELPTHLIVRNSTAPHRGSLHGGIE